From a region of the Gossypium raimondii isolate GPD5lz chromosome 10, ASM2569854v1, whole genome shotgun sequence genome:
- the LOC105777611 gene encoding uncharacterized protein LOC105777611 isoform X5, whose protein sequence is MNTSSVACSQSWSISEESLRRYVHFASESCVQELLMSASNDCGDGWKILLTLDNGVEISKRRSGSLHIFRSRCLLRSVSPQQFITVANAIDSAKQWDPDLVEARYIKDVEDNLSIIRLKFGENSKALFRKREFIVYERRESMEDGTVVVAVASLPKEIAAGLLPKPNNAIRGLLVQSGWVVEKLDDLNSCLVTYVLQIKT, encoded by the exons ATGAACACTAGTTCCGTAGCTTGCAGCCAGTCATG GAGCATCAGCGAGGAGTCTCTAAGAAGATACGTGCACTTTGCAAGTGAGAGCTGTGTGCAGGAGTTGTTAATGTCGGCTTCCAATGATTGTGGGGATGGATGGAAGATCCTCCTCACCCTTGACAATGGAGTAGAGATATCCAAACGCAGGTCTGGCTCTCTTCACATTTTCCGTAGTCGCTGCCTGCTCAGATCTGTCTCACCCCAGCAATTCATCACCGTTGCCAATGCTATAGATTCTGCCAAg CAATGGGACCCTGACCTGGTAGAAGCCAGATATATAAAAGACGTTGAAGATAACTTGAGCATTATTCGTCTCAAGTTTGGAGAAAACTCCAAGGCTTTGTTCAGAAAAAGAGAATTCATAGTTTACGAGCGACGTGAAAGCATGGAGGATGGCACTGTGGTTGTAGCAGTGGCGTCACTGCCAAAGGAAATAGCAGCTGGATTGCTTCCAAAGCCAAATAATGCAATTAGAGGGTTATTGGTGCAGTCAGGGTGGGTTGTGGAGAAGCTTGATGATTTAAACTCCTGTCTTGTTACTTACGTCCTTCAG
- the LOC105777611 gene encoding uncharacterized protein LOC105777611 isoform X1 — MNTSSVACSQSWSISEESLRRYVHFASESCVQELLMSASNDCGDGWKILLTLDNGVEISKRRSGSLHIFRSRCLLRSVSPQQFITVANAIDSAKQWDPDLVEARYIKDVEDNLSIIRLKFGENSKALFRKREFIVYERRESMEDGTVVVAVASLPKEIAAGLLPKPNNAIRGLLVQSGWVVEKLDDLNSCLVTYVLQLDPAGWLPKCFVNRLNTKLVMIIENLRKLVQTTPP, encoded by the exons ATGAACACTAGTTCCGTAGCTTGCAGCCAGTCATG GAGCATCAGCGAGGAGTCTCTAAGAAGATACGTGCACTTTGCAAGTGAGAGCTGTGTGCAGGAGTTGTTAATGTCGGCTTCCAATGATTGTGGGGATGGATGGAAGATCCTCCTCACCCTTGACAATGGAGTAGAGATATCCAAACGCAGGTCTGGCTCTCTTCACATTTTCCGTAGTCGCTGCCTGCTCAGATCTGTCTCACCCCAGCAATTCATCACCGTTGCCAATGCTATAGATTCTGCCAAg CAATGGGACCCTGACCTGGTAGAAGCCAGATATATAAAAGACGTTGAAGATAACTTGAGCATTATTCGTCTCAAGTTTGGAGAAAACTCCAAGGCTTTGTTCAGAAAAAGAGAATTCATAGTTTACGAGCGACGTGAAAGCATGGAGGATGGCACTGTGGTTGTAGCAGTGGCGTCACTGCCAAAGGAAATAGCAGCTGGATTGCTTCCAAAGCCAAATAATGCAATTAGAGGGTTATTGGTGCAGTCAGGGTGGGTTGTGGAGAAGCTTGATGATTTAAACTCCTGTCTTGTTACTTACGTCCTTCAG TTAGATCCTGCAGGATGGCTCCCCAAGTGTTTTGTGAATCGACTCAATACCAAGTTAGTTATGATCATTGAAAATCTTAGGAAACTGGTTCAAACTACCCCACCATGA
- the LOC105777611 gene encoding uncharacterized protein LOC105777611 isoform X3: MNTSSVACSQSCEESLRRYVHFASESCVQELLMSASNDCGDGWKILLTLDNGVEISKRRSGSLHIFRSRCLLRSVSPQQFITVANAIDSAKQWDPDLVEARYIKDVEDNLSIIRLKFGENSKALFRKREFIVYERRESMEDGTVVVAVASLPKEIAAGLLPKPNNAIRGLLVQSGWVVEKLDDLNSCLVTYVLQLDPAGWLPKCFVNRLNTKLVMIIENLRKLVQTTPP; this comes from the exons ATGAACACTAGTTCCGTAGCTTGCAGCCAGTCATG CGAGGAGTCTCTAAGAAGATACGTGCACTTTGCAAGTGAGAGCTGTGTGCAGGAGTTGTTAATGTCGGCTTCCAATGATTGTGGGGATGGATGGAAGATCCTCCTCACCCTTGACAATGGAGTAGAGATATCCAAACGCAGGTCTGGCTCTCTTCACATTTTCCGTAGTCGCTGCCTGCTCAGATCTGTCTCACCCCAGCAATTCATCACCGTTGCCAATGCTATAGATTCTGCCAAg CAATGGGACCCTGACCTGGTAGAAGCCAGATATATAAAAGACGTTGAAGATAACTTGAGCATTATTCGTCTCAAGTTTGGAGAAAACTCCAAGGCTTTGTTCAGAAAAAGAGAATTCATAGTTTACGAGCGACGTGAAAGCATGGAGGATGGCACTGTGGTTGTAGCAGTGGCGTCACTGCCAAAGGAAATAGCAGCTGGATTGCTTCCAAAGCCAAATAATGCAATTAGAGGGTTATTGGTGCAGTCAGGGTGGGTTGTGGAGAAGCTTGATGATTTAAACTCCTGTCTTGTTACTTACGTCCTTCAG TTAGATCCTGCAGGATGGCTCCCCAAGTGTTTTGTGAATCGACTCAATACCAAGTTAGTTATGATCATTGAAAATCTTAGGAAACTGGTTCAAACTACCCCACCATGA